In a genomic window of Methanosarcina horonobensis HB-1 = JCM 15518:
- a CDS encoding RNA 2'-phosphotransferase, translating into MIRKCTEHGYFRGGSCQQCKRPGRYVLDDGREEKLGRFVSGTLRHFPASAGVRMDKYGWVDLNVFCEVMKKRYNWMRKEYLYALVESDEKGRYQISGSMIRARYGHSVDVNLDYEESDTPYVYYGASPEEVDVLLENGIFPIKQRYVHLSTTYEKAAEVALIHTESPVILQVDAFRAQEDGISLKLATDYIVLAEKIPPEYLFVLED; encoded by the coding sequence ATGATTCGAAAATGCACTGAGCACGGCTATTTTAGAGGAGGCAGCTGTCAGCAGTGTAAACGCCCTGGTAGATACGTGCTGGATGATGGTAGAGAAGAAAAGCTTGGCAGGTTTGTATCAGGCACTCTCCGACACTTCCCGGCATCTGCAGGGGTTAGAATGGATAAATACGGCTGGGTGGACCTTAACGTTTTCTGTGAGGTTATGAAAAAGCGTTACAACTGGATGAGAAAAGAATACCTTTATGCCCTTGTGGAGTCTGATGAAAAGGGAAGATATCAGATAAGCGGATCCATGATCAGAGCGCGCTACGGACATTCCGTTGACGTCAATCTTGACTACGAAGAAAGTGATACTCCGTACGTATACTATGGAGCAAGCCCTGAGGAGGTCGATGTCCTGCTTGAGAACGGAATTTTCCCTATCAAACAGCGCTATGTACATCTCAGTACTACATATGAAAAGGCAGCTGAAGTTGCCCTGATTCATACCGAAAGTCCTGTGATCCTTCAGGTTGATGCCTTTAGAGCTCAGGAAGACGGAATTTCTCTGAAGCTTGCAACAGATTACATCGTACTTGCAGAAAAGATACCTCCTGAGTATCTGTTTGTACTCGAGGACTAA
- the rtcA gene encoding RNA 3'-terminal phosphate cyclase, with translation MIEIDGSYGEGGGQLVRTAVALSAVTGKEIKVTNIRKNRPNPGLKQQHLKSLETAAKICGAQVSGLFPGSSELFFSPIEIKGGKYDIDIGTAGSITLLLQCIMPALPFAKEKVELTIRGGTDVAWSPTVDYLQHITLRALEQLGYVGSVTLRERGYYPRGGGNVSAIFKPCKLHGFHFRKTEENEKFGEKLVGEEGFEEESQKRKIIGVSHTSNLPAHVPARQAEAAESLLLEAGYGSRIDVQSHESFSTGSGITLWTGYCGGSALGERGLPAEKVGRRAAEEIIAELRAGAAVDMHLADQLIPYMALAGNSSYTVRELTLHAATNIWVTEQFLNVKFRIEEKEGLFEVSVDG, from the coding sequence TTGATAGAAATTGACGGTTCTTATGGAGAAGGGGGCGGACAGTTAGTCAGAACCGCTGTTGCCCTTTCTGCGGTTACTGGAAAAGAAATAAAGGTTACGAATATAAGAAAAAATAGGCCAAACCCAGGCCTGAAACAGCAACACCTTAAATCTCTGGAAACTGCAGCAAAGATATGCGGGGCACAGGTTTCAGGACTTTTTCCGGGTTCTTCGGAGCTATTTTTCTCTCCAATAGAAATAAAGGGAGGCAAGTACGATATTGACATAGGAACCGCAGGAAGCATAACCCTGCTTTTGCAATGCATTATGCCAGCCTTGCCTTTTGCAAAAGAAAAGGTTGAGTTAACAATTAGAGGTGGGACTGACGTTGCCTGGTCTCCTACAGTGGACTACCTTCAGCATATAACTCTCAGGGCACTTGAACAGCTAGGATACGTGGGCAGCGTAACCCTGAGAGAGCGCGGTTACTATCCCAGGGGAGGAGGAAATGTCTCGGCTATTTTTAAGCCCTGCAAACTTCATGGTTTTCATTTCCGGAAGACAGAAGAAAATGAAAAATTCGGGGAAAAACTGGTAGGTGAAGAAGGTTTCGAAGAAGAGAGCCAGAAAAGAAAAATTATAGGAGTTTCACACACATCGAATCTTCCAGCCCATGTACCTGCTCGCCAGGCTGAAGCTGCTGAGTCCCTTCTTCTTGAAGCCGGATATGGCTCACGGATTGATGTCCAGTCACACGAATCGTTTTCCACAGGAAGCGGGATAACTCTATGGACAGGTTATTGCGGGGGAAGTGCTCTCGGAGAGAGGGGACTACCTGCTGAAAAAGTGGGCAGGCGCGCTGCAGAAGAAATTATTGCAGAACTCAGAGCAGGAGCTGCTGTGGATATGCATCTGGCAGACCAGTTGATCCCGTATATGGCACTTGCAGGCAACAGTTCTTACACGGTGCGCGAACTGACCTTGCACGCGGCAACAAATATCTGGGTCACAGAACAGTTTCTCAATGTGAAGTTTAGAATAGAAGAGAAAGAAGGCCTTTTTGAAGTCTCAGTAGATGGATAA
- a CDS encoding FAD-dependent oxidoreductase yields MGSDSGAKDTGGNSRTAGKVQEGISEKISTHARTEKESTKVVIIGGGACGMAAATKIRRQSDFNIIVLSCDSHTAYSHCGIPFVLGREIENFEKLIVKPPDFFRENKIDVRLNEKVISIDLTGQVILTGEGIYHFDKLVIATGSLPFILRKSQANIMPYGIFTLRTLADGMLFGKALETARIVCIVGGGTIGIECASALTRRGIKTILITRNKDLLSRQFDSDMSAIVRAQLKALGVEVITGETVLLPENFWKQKTILVKDRQFPADLVLLATGVKPETCLAEEAGITIGKAGGIVVNEMLQVKTGEKFLPNVYAGGECAEVTDLVTGEQRLSQLGTTARHMADVIGNNITGKHSTFGPLADPWVAIAGNLQFGGVGLTSGEAERQGIKVVTGFSRGRTRASYYPGRKDLYVKLLFKGNCLAGAQLAGGEGIKERIDALSLAIRKKTTVKDLLSLETCYAPPVSMLVDPLIPAVKSAVRNMREIKANEKSPDEKLD; encoded by the coding sequence ATGGGAAGCGATTCTGGAGCAAAAGATACTGGTGGGAATTCTCGAACAGCAGGTAAAGTTCAGGAAGGAATTTCTGAAAAGATCTCAACACATGCCCGAACAGAGAAAGAGTCTACAAAAGTTGTCATTATAGGAGGGGGAGCCTGTGGGATGGCAGCTGCAACTAAAATTCGAAGGCAGAGCGATTTCAATATAATTGTACTTTCATGTGATTCTCACACCGCTTACAGTCACTGCGGAATCCCCTTTGTTCTGGGAAGGGAAATCGAAAATTTTGAAAAACTGATTGTAAAGCCTCCCGATTTTTTCAGAGAAAACAAAATAGATGTGAGGCTGAACGAGAAAGTAATTTCAATAGATCTGACAGGGCAGGTTATCCTGACAGGGGAAGGGATCTATCATTTTGACAAGCTGGTAATTGCCACGGGAAGCCTGCCATTTATATTACGAAAAAGCCAGGCAAATATTATGCCTTACGGAATTTTTACGCTCAGGACTCTTGCTGACGGTATGCTTTTTGGAAAAGCACTGGAGACTGCCCGGATAGTCTGCATTGTAGGCGGAGGCACGATAGGGATCGAGTGTGCTTCAGCTCTTACAAGAAGGGGGATTAAGACCATCCTCATAACCCGAAACAAAGACCTGCTTTCCAGGCAGTTTGATTCAGATATGTCTGCAATTGTCAGGGCACAGCTTAAAGCGCTGGGCGTGGAAGTTATCACAGGAGAAACTGTACTTTTACCTGAAAATTTCTGGAAACAAAAAACCATACTTGTAAAGGACAGGCAGTTTCCTGCAGATCTTGTACTCCTGGCAACAGGCGTAAAACCAGAAACCTGCCTTGCCGAAGAAGCAGGAATAACTATTGGAAAAGCAGGAGGAATAGTCGTAAATGAAATGCTTCAGGTAAAGACAGGAGAGAAGTTTCTACCCAATGTGTACGCAGGGGGAGAATGTGCTGAAGTTACCGATCTTGTGACCGGAGAACAGAGGCTAAGCCAGCTGGGCACAACAGCACGGCATATGGCAGACGTAATAGGAAACAATATAACAGGCAAACATTCTACTTTCGGCCCTCTTGCCGATCCCTGGGTAGCCATTGCCGGGAACCTGCAGTTCGGAGGAGTAGGACTCACATCAGGAGAAGCGGAGAGGCAGGGAATAAAAGTTGTAACCGGCTTTTCCCGGGGACGCACAAGAGCTTCTTACTATCCGGGGCGAAAAGACCTCTACGTAAAACTTCTTTTTAAAGGCAATTGCCTTGCAGGAGCGCAACTCGCAGGAGGAGAAGGTATAAAAGAAAGAATTGATGCCCTTTCCCTTGCGATAAGAAAGAAAACAACAGTAAAAGACCTTCTTAGCCTTGAGACCTGTTACGCCCCTCCGGTTTCCATGCTTGTTGATCCTCTCATTCCGGCTGTAAAATCTGCAGTCAGAAATATGCGAGAAATTAAAGCAAATGAAAAGAGTCCAGATGAGAAATTAGATTAA
- the dnaG gene encoding DNA primase DnaG, protein MQNTDTTKYIIHSKINADGVIERPDIVGAIFGQTEGLLGADLDLRDLQKTGRIGRIEVMVTAKGGKTKGNIFVPSSLDKVETSILAASLETIDRVGPCSAKIEVFQVEDVRAVKRKKIIERAKLIFTKMFDETVPESQELADEVRQSVRVDELTYYGKSRIPCGPNVLNSDAIIIVEGRADILNLLRYGIKNTICVGGTNIPPEVAELTKKKTVTAFTDGDRGGELIIRELLQVADIDYVARAPDGKCVEDLVQKEIIRALRRKVPVEQIIEKYGIQEKESEDSACRLERVSKRKMRAPEIVPRTAEKKLHKRVKVHRVSPKADVHEEEFPEEMEEIGSEKALERTSEKIVEKIPERLAEKTSVMAEKIEGRPAVAKPAVMARAVSATRVPRGKPVAEKVPTVKVPGGEAVRVSPAPARPVPAPVSPEAARFRPHVDALKGTLTARILDSEDKIVEEIAVRDLASRLKNYRDNVKSVVFDGVITQRLVDIASSNAIKNLVGVKIGNLAKVPADMEVLTSSML, encoded by the coding sequence ATGCAAAATACGGATACCACAAAATACATTATTCACTCTAAAATCAATGCTGATGGGGTTATTGAGCGTCCTGATATCGTAGGCGCAATTTTTGGTCAGACCGAAGGACTGCTTGGGGCTGATCTTGATCTGCGCGATTTGCAAAAAACCGGCAGGATCGGAAGGATCGAGGTAATGGTTACCGCAAAAGGTGGAAAGACCAAAGGAAATATCTTCGTTCCTTCGAGCCTTGATAAGGTAGAGACATCCATTCTTGCAGCGTCTCTGGAAACCATTGATAGGGTAGGTCCCTGCAGTGCCAAGATCGAGGTTTTCCAGGTGGAAGATGTAAGGGCTGTAAAACGTAAAAAGATTATTGAAAGAGCAAAACTCATCTTTACGAAGATGTTCGATGAGACTGTGCCCGAATCTCAGGAACTTGCCGATGAGGTCAGACAGTCCGTCAGGGTTGATGAGCTGACTTATTATGGGAAGTCAAGAATACCCTGCGGACCGAATGTACTTAACTCGGATGCTATTATTATTGTTGAAGGCAGGGCTGATATCCTGAATCTGCTCCGCTACGGTATAAAAAATACCATCTGCGTGGGTGGAACTAACATTCCGCCTGAGGTCGCTGAACTTACCAAGAAGAAAACAGTGACTGCTTTCACGGATGGAGATCGGGGTGGAGAACTCATTATACGCGAACTTCTGCAGGTAGCAGATATAGACTATGTTGCTCGTGCTCCAGACGGTAAATGTGTAGAAGACCTGGTTCAGAAAGAAATTATTAGAGCCCTTCGTCGCAAAGTTCCAGTGGAACAGATTATTGAAAAGTACGGCATCCAGGAAAAAGAAAGTGAGGATAGCGCCTGCAGGCTGGAACGTGTTTCCAAGAGAAAGATGAGAGCGCCGGAAATAGTTCCCAGGACCGCTGAAAAGAAGCTACACAAACGTGTGAAGGTTCACAGGGTATCTCCAAAAGCAGATGTTCATGAAGAGGAATTCCCCGAAGAAATGGAAGAGATTGGTTCTGAAAAAGCTCTTGAAAGAACCTCCGAAAAAATCGTAGAAAAAATTCCTGAAAGGCTCGCTGAAAAAACTTCCGTAATGGCAGAAAAAATTGAGGGCAGACCAGCTGTTGCAAAGCCTGCAGTCATGGCAAGGGCAGTTTCGGCCACCAGAGTTCCAAGAGGAAAGCCTGTAGCTGAGAAAGTTCCAACTGTGAAGGTCCCTGGTGGAGAGGCAGTAAGGGTTTCCCCTGCTCCTGCCAGACCGGTTCCGGCTCCAGTCTCTCCGGAAGCTGCGAGGTTCAGACCGCACGTTGACGCTCTTAAAGGAACATTGACGGCAAGGATTCTGGACTCCGAAGATAAGATAGTAGAGGAAATTGCAGTCAGAGATCTTGCAAGCAGACTAAAGAACTACAGAGATAATGTGAAAAGTGTAGTTTTTGATGGCGTAATCACTCAGAGGCTTGTTGATATCGCTTCAAGTAATGCAATCAAAAATCTTGTAGGAGTAAAAATAGGAAATCTCGCTAAAGTTCCTGCAGATATGGAAGTTTTGACCTCCAGTATGCTCTGA
- a CDS encoding UPF0058 family protein, with translation MKRYFERHGVTHEFDDYKALSISPVHIHRSKADHKRAIFILGGELATLMSRDDPIFEEASAHMRDSMNSVIKLIGNN, from the coding sequence ATGAAGAGGTACTTTGAGAGGCACGGTGTAACGCACGAGTTCGACGACTACAAGGCTTTATCGATAAGCCCCGTCCACATCCACAGGAGCAAGGCGGATCACAAGCGCGCAATTTTTATTTTGGGAGGCGAGCTTGCCACTCTCATGTCCAGGGACGATCCCATTTTCGAGGAAGCGTCTGCCCATATGAGAGATTCCATGAATTCCGTCATTAAGCTCATCGGTAATAACTGA